The genomic segment CCCTTTTCACCTCGAGCGGTCATCCCTTCGATGACGGCAATCGCTAAATCGTACTCATTGCTAAACATCTGCCCCGCTATTTCGTGAGCCTTAAGTTGCCGCCACTGGGTCTCAATGTCATTCAACTCAGGACAGTAGGCTGGGAGCATAAATATAAACAGCCCTTGCTTGTGCCATTGGGGCCACAGCGCTTTCGCTTCTCGGCTGGTATGAATTGAGCCATTATCTTGGACGATGACCGTAATTTTTCCCGTCTGTTTCAATCTCCGCTGAGCTTTCTTTGCTTGCCAATTCATCACCTTGAGGTAGGACGGTGTCTTGAAGCCCCCCTGACACAAAGCGTAGTCAAACTGTTGATGAGCTTGCCACACACCCAAGATACTGATGCGGCTACCGAAGCGTTGGGCCGTTTGTTCCATTCGTTTCTGCTCACCGACTCGGCTATAGCTACAACTCACTGGAGACCATAAACAAAAGCCTGCCTCATCAAGATACTTAAGCACAATCAGATTGTCTCGGGCTGCTTGTTTCAAGCACTCGAGGTCCGCTTGCTTGATGGCTTTGGCAACCGGGTCTTGTTTGTCCTTGAGGCTGTGGCGCGTTCGTTTCCACCGCCAGCCCTTTTTTTGAGCAACCGCCTCAGTCGGTCAGCACTAAGGGTTACATTTCGCTCTTGAGCTAGTTTTTGGGCCAGTTGCTCACTGGTGTAAGTGCGGGCGTCTTCTTCAAGACATTGCTCAAGATACTCTAGGTCACACA from the Acaryochloris thomasi RCC1774 genome contains:
- a CDS encoding IS630 family transposase (programmed frameshift), whose product is MPAALRITLTEDEASTLQDLRQSPAAPQRTRDRAHLIYLNAQGWNAPALAEIFDCCEHTVRATLKRWQDNGVNGLWDASGRGSKRRWHVCDLEYLEQCLEEDARTYTSEQLAQKLAQERNVTLSADRLRRLLKKGWRWKRTRHSLKDKQDPVAKAIKQADLECLKQAARDNLIVLKYLDEAGFCLWSPVSCSYSRVGEQKRMEQTAQRFGSRISILGVWQAHQQFDYALCQGGFKTPSYLKVMNWQAKKAQRRLKQTGKITVIVQDNGSIHTSREAKALWPQWHKQGLFIFMLPAYCPELNDIETQWRQLKAHEIAGQMFSNEYDLAIAVIEGMTARGEKG